The genomic interval TTACTAATTATAGAATAATCTATAATTTATCTTTTGTCAACCCCCAATTATAAAAAAATGATAATTTTTCTCAATAACTTTTCCTCTCCTTATTTAGTAATACCCATTTCACTTTATTGATATAAACAAAAAGAGCTGCTGAAAAACTTTTATTTTTCAACAGCTCTTTTACTTTTAGTCTTTATAAAAGGGTAATAATGGTTATAGGTATTTATGTTCTTTTAAAATTTTTATCCCCTTTTCTTTATCTTCCGGGGAAACCATAATTACAGGACCAGCACATCCCATGCCCGTTTCGGCATATATCTTTTCTTTCCATAATACCTTTACTGCATCTTCTAAACCTAAAATATCTATCCCTGTAATTTCTGCAGTTACAGGCTTTTGAGGAGGTGCTATAATCTCTTCTTCTAGTTTTTGCGGTGTTTTTAAAGTATCTAACTCTTTTGTCAACCCTGCTTTTTCGGCAGCTAAAAATTCCTTTTTAGCAATTTCTATCAAGTTATTTCTCACTAACTGATAGGTGTATTGTAAAGCTCCATTGACCACCGGGGCCCCAGATGCCCTAGATATTATGGATATAATATTCTTCATATTTTTACCTATACCTGGTCCATAGCCCCATCCTAAAGTTTCATAATTCCCCCCTGTTGTAAAACTAGAGAATATTTTCATTAAAAGGTTACCTGTTAGTGTATCACAAACCATAACATCACAACTACCGTTTAACAGGTCATTACCCCTCATTACAGAGCCTCCATCTTTTCTAACGGATTGAGCTAGTTGGAAGTCTAGGCCATTTTTTTGTAAAGAGGTCAAAATTCTCTCTACTTGTCGGGAACCTTCTACATTGAGTATCCCTAAAGTTGGTTTTTTAATTCCTGCCCCTTTGGCAGCGATGATCCCTAATATCCCGTTTAATACCATAGCCTCAACTCTATTGGCGGAAGTTGTCCCTGTAGTAGTTGCAATATACATGGCCTTTCCTTTTGCCGGTGTGATAACTCTACCAACCGTTGATATCCCTAAAGGAAAGTTATAATGTAATGTCACTGCTCCCTCTACTTCTTTAGTTTCTAATAAATTTTCTAAAATTTGGTGAGCTTCTTTTTCACAATCGGTATTATACTGGGGAAATTCTTCTGGACCTGGAGGACCGATTAATACTACTTCTAATAATGGATTTTCCTTAACTGCCATGAGGGCTCCTTGTACCAGTTCTTCACTTCCCAATTCACTGCCAATAGTCGTCAATGCCAGTCGGGTCTTTTTCACAGATGTTTTACCATCCAAAAAGTCGGCAATATTTTTTAGGGTGTTAGCCACTTCCAATTTTTCTTTCATTTATTCCACCCCTTTATTCCATTTCAAATTTTTCTGCTACTTCCCTTAAAGCTTTTGCTAATAAAAGATTTAAATTTTTAGAACCCTTTTCTTCTTTTCCTTGCCCAATGTTTTTCTCTACCACAAAGGATAAGCCGTCAAATTGATTAGTCATTCTCGCTAAAAATAAACTACCTTTACCGATGATCATAGCCCTTTGAATATTACCTGCTAAAATATCTCTATGGCAATGGCCGATGTATGGTACTCCCGAAGGAATATGGCCTTGGGTTGGGGCAAAACCGGGCATACCGTGCTTTTCTGTAAATTCTTCTATTTCTGCCCTTTGAATATCTCCCCTTTTTACTCCCAATGCTGCTATCATTTTATAGTTGGCCTTTGGTACATCCCCTGCTCCAGCAGGTTCAGTTATTTCAGGGTTTTGCATTTCAACAGAATATTTATCAATTGATGTTATTTTTAAGTCCCACTTATCTAGAGGATTAGTGACAATACCTTGCATAACAGCTTGGGGAGATGACCCAGCACCGATATTGTGTTTCCCTACAATATCAGTTCTGATTACAGGATTAATTCCATCATCTTCACTAATTAAGATAGCAAAGGCACCTAACACATCTTCTAATACCGGCATCCCTTTTTTGACATGGTCTCTACCGTTCATTCCAAGTTTAGCAGTAGCTCCACCTGCCACCACTACAACGTTTTTGTAAATTCCTGCCTTAACTAAAGCTGCTGCATTTAAAATACCATGGGCAGGAGCAGCACAAAAGGCTCTAGTATCAGAACCAGTGGCATTAACACAACCGGCTATTTCTCCAATGGCTTTAGCAAAGTTACCTCCACCCCTTTGGTTCATATCTCCACAAGCTTCTTCAGAGGTTTCAATGATATAGTCTATTTCCTCTAAAGAAATTCCCGCATTATTTTTTAAATGAAGTAATGCTAAAACCCCTGAAGCTTTTACCACTAAATTTTCTAAAATTATATGGGCAGTTAAATTTTTGTCTGTATCATGGCCTTTTTTAACACAACCTACAACCTTTTCCCCTAAAGTTAATAATTCCCCTCCATTATTAACAGCTTTATTAATTTCCTCTTCTGTAGCATATTTATCTAATTTACTTAAATTAAGATTTTTTATTAAGGGATGATTTTCTAGTTTACCTTTTACTTCTTTAGAAAATTCTTCTGTCAATAGGACCAGGTCAAAGGTATCAGCTATTTTTAATAATCCGTAAAATTCATCTTCCGGCATAATTTCACCAAAGGGACCAAATCTCCCCTTTTCAGCTAATAGATTTTGATACCAAGGCCTAGGAATATTTTTAAGATCTTCTGGTGATATGCTACCTATATAAGCTTGGTTTGGGGGATAAGCTACAACTTCCTCAAAACTCCTTAAATGCTGGGGAAGTTTTTGCAAGTATTCGCTATTAGGATCTTTATCCCTTTCTCCAGTTTGAGTAGTTCCTTGACTAATTAAAAGATTAGGACTATGAATTAAGGCATATGCAGAAGACTTTATAACTGGAAAAGCCATTTTTCCACCTCCAATTTTTTCAAAAAGGGTAATGATTACCATCATTACCCTTTTCCCTTTTAATCTTCAAAAACCGTTTGTCCGTGAACTTCAACTGTCAATGCCTTCAAGGCTTTTCTCACTAAGTTTCTCCTTAGAGCTTTTTCTTCTTCTTTTGTCAATTGTGGATTTCCTAAAGGATGGGGAATTGCCACTGCTGGAACGATTCTATTGGCACCAACGGTTAATGAAATGGGTACCACTGTACATACATGGACTACTGGAATTCCAGCCCTTTCAATTTCTTTTACCATCGTTGCACCGCAACGGGTACAGGTACCTCAGGTGGAAGTTAGAATTACTGCATCTACTCCATCTCTAACTAATTCTTCCCCAATAGCTTTAGCAAAGGCTTTAGCATTAGCAACTGAAGTACCATTACCTACAGTAGCGTAATAATATTTATGAAGGGAACCGATCTCCCCAGCTTCTTCTAATTCTCTAAGAATATCTACTGGCAATACCCTATCACTATCTTCATTGGCATAAACAGGATCATAACCACCATGGGCTGTCTCATGGGTTTCCTCTGTTAGGTCAGTAAATGAAGAAATATCATATTTCCCGTATTTAGAGGCACTAGAGGATTCTATCCTATCAGGATTACCTTTGGGTACAATCCCCCCAGAAGTTACTAAGGCAATTTTAGCTTTTTTCAAATCAACAATTGGTTGATTAGGGGCCACCCTATCAAAATCTGGCATAGGATATTCAGTTACATACTCTTCACCTTTAAGCTTTTTAATCAGCATTTCTACTGCCCGCATGGAACCTCTTTTTTCTGTAAAGTAATTTTTTCTGATACCCCTAGGGAAATAATTATCCCTTTCAGGATTTAACTCTTCTCCCTTAGCCAACTTCTTAATTATCTTGGCCATATCAGAAATTGCTCCACCCATACCTCTAGCAGAATCTGCTGCCTTGACTACATAGGCGTATTTAGAATACATTTCTACACCTGGATTTTCTTGATACATAGCAGTAACCACAGGTATCTGTAATTTATCAAATACTCCTTTAGCCACTGCTCCACAAGCAACCCCATATCTTCCAGCATTGAAAGCTGGACCACACACCACAATATCGGGATTATAACCTCCGATTAGTTCTACTACTTCTTTAGCTACTCCATCAATATTTTCATTGAAATAGGAGTCTCCACAGATAACAGTAGCAACAATTTCCCCTATTTCCCCTATTTGATTAGCCAAAGCCATTCCAGGCCCAACAAAGCCTTCTTTAACCATAGGGGCGATATGGGCTTTATCTTCTCCACCAATTTGTCCGAAAAATTGGTTGAGGTAATGAACTACTCTTAATTTCTCCAAAATACTCCCCTCCTTTTTCAGGTTATAGATACTTACAATACTGCTCCCTGTATGTTTTTACTTCTTTGATAATTTCTTCAACATCTAAAACCATTTCCATCATACTTACTTGTTCATCATAAACATCGGGGTCTACAAAGTTTTTAATTTCATCTTCAAAAATATGGTACACTAGAAGTCCTAACTGGACTCCTGCCAATGGACCTGCGAAGGTGGGATCACCGTTGGTTACAGTTTCAGCAGCTAAACCAGAAGCTTCAGCTTCCGCTCCTCCTAAAACTACGACGATATTTTCTCCACCATGTTTTTCCACTAAGTCTTTAATACGACTTTGATTTTCTAGGTCCATGGCTCCCGCAGCCGTTCAAACAAAACATTCAGTGGTTGTGAAGACAACTTCTCCGCCACCTGAGCGAATACACTCTTCTATAGCTGGCCCGGGAATTCCATCTCTGTCACCAAGGATAACAAATTTTTTACCCTCAAACATCAGAATTCCTCCCTTTAAGATATTGTTGTTTAATTACCTAATTATTTTCAATTACAGATTTTTAGCAGACATTTTATTAAAACCTAATTCATTGGTTGCACCGGTGATAGCTTGAATTTCTACAGTAATCCAACCATCTTTTCCTAAACTACCGGCAAATCCCCCGGCAATTACATCTGCTACTTCTACAAAACCGATTACCTTTTCCATTGGAGGTAAAGTAATCACTTCATTGGCGTTACCAGCAGTGACGACAGCATCGGCAAGTTTATCGGCATCGGCTAAAGATTGGCTAGCTCCATCTCTACCTGCATATTCATCTGTAACCAAAACAGTCTTAATGCCTTTTTCTTCTAATTTTTTACAGTTCATTATTAAGTCTGTATCTGGGTTACCGAAACCTTCTTCTGAAATAATAGCTCCATCTACCCCTAATGATTCCACTAATTTAGCGGTAAAGTTAGAAGAGCGAACTTTATCTAGTAAAGTAACATTTTCATTAGTAATAACTACTCCAACAAAGTTTAACTCTTTACCGTGTTTTTCATATAGATCATGGATTATTGGGTTATTGAGATGATGATAAGTAGTATTTTTATCACAAGCTGAAACACAGTTACCGCTGACAATAGCTCCATCCATTACTTCAGTGGGTTTTAAAAGAGTAGGTAAAATTTTCTTAGCATCTACTCCGTACACATAAGTGTCGTGGAGTAAACCTTG from Anaerobranca gottschalkii DSM 13577 carries:
- the grdC gene encoding glycine/sarcosine/betaine reductase complex component C subunit beta, producing MAFPVIKSSAYALIHSPNLLISQGTTQTGERDKDPNSEYLQKLPQHLRSFEEVVAYPPNQAYIGSISPEDLKNIPRPWYQNLLAEKGRFGPFGEIMPEDEFYGLLKIADTFDLVLLTEEFSKEVKGKLENHPLIKNLNLSKLDKYATEEEINKAVNNGGELLTLGEKVVGCVKKGHDTDKNLTAHIILENLVVKASGVLALLHLKNNAGISLEEIDYIIETSEEACGDMNQRGGGNFAKAIGEIAGCVNATGSDTRAFCAAPAHGILNAAALVKAGIYKNVVVVAGGATAKLGMNGRDHVKKGMPVLEDVLGAFAILISEDDGINPVIRTDIVGKHNIGAGSSPQAVMQGIVTNPLDKWDLKITSIDKYSVEMQNPEITEPAGAGDVPKANYKMIAALGVKRGDIQRAEIEEFTEKHGMPGFAPTQGHIPSGVPYIGHCHRDILAGNIQRAMIIGKGSLFLARMTNQFDGLSFVVEKNIGQGKEEKGSKNLNLLLAKALREVAEKFEME
- the grdD gene encoding glycine/sarcosine/betaine reductase complex component C subunit alpha → MKEKLEVANTLKNIADFLDGKTSVKKTRLALTTIGSELGSEELVQGALMAVKENPLLEVVLIGPPGPEEFPQYNTDCEKEAHQILENLLETKEVEGAVTLHYNFPLGISTVGRVITPAKGKAMYIATTTGTTSANRVEAMVLNGILGIIAAKGAGIKKPTLGILNVEGSRQVERILTSLQKNGLDFQLAQSVRKDGGSVMRGNDLLNGSCDVMVCDTLTGNLLMKIFSSFTTGGNYETLGWGYGPGIGKNMKNIISIISRASGAPVVNGALQYTYQLVRNNLIEIAKKEFLAAEKAGLTKELDTLKTPQKLEEEIIAPPQKPVTAEITGIDILGLEDAVKVLWKEKIYAETGMGCAGPVIMVSPEDKEKGIKILKEHKYL
- the grdB gene encoding glycine reductase complex selenoprotein B, which translates into the protein MEKLRVVHYLNQFFGQIGGEDKAHIAPMVKEGFVGPGMALANQIGEIGEIVATVICGDSYFNENIDGVAKEVVELIGGYNPDIVVCGPAFNAGRYGVACGAVAKGVFDKLQIPVVTAMYQENPGVEMYSKYAYVVKAADSARGMGGAISDMAKIIKKLAKGEELNPERDNYFPRGIRKNYFTEKRGSMRAVEMLIKKLKGEEYVTEYPMPDFDRVAPNQPIVDLKKAKIALVTSGGIVPKGNPDRIESSSASKYGKYDISSFTDLTEETHETAHGGYDPVYANEDSDRVLPVDILRELEEAGEIGSLHKYYYATVGNGTSVANAKAFAKAIGEELVRDGVDAVILTSTUGTCTRCGATMVKEIERAGIPVVHVCTVVPISLTVGANRIVPAVAIPHPLGNPQLTKEEEKALRRNLVRKALKALTVEVHGQTVFED
- a CDS encoding glycine/sarcosine/betaine reductase component B subunit, coding for MSLKVGNIVITDVQFADKSEIVNSTLYINKEEMLEVLSTDPRISKIELDLAKPGESVRIIPVKDVIEPRVKLDSGLNIFPGFLGKPEMVGRGTTHVLKGVAVVTTGKIVGFQEGIIDMSGPGAEYTPFSKTLNVVVNCHPVEGLKQHEHEAAVRMIGLKAAEYLGNLAKEVKVEEYQEYEALSLAQSYAKYPELPKVVYVYMLQSQGLLHDTYVYGVDAKKILPTLLKPTEVMDGAIVSGNCVSACDKNTTYHHLNNPIIHDLYEKHGKELNFVGVVITNENVTLLDKVRSSNFTAKLVESLGVDGAIISEEGFGNPDTDLIMNCKKLEEKGIKTVLVTDEYAGRDGASQSLADADKLADAVVTAGNANEVITLPPMEKVIGFVEVADVIAGGFAGSLGKDGWITVEIQAITGATNELGFNKMSAKNL
- the grdA gene encoding glycine/sarcosine/betaine reductase complex selenoprotein A, with translation MFEGKKFVILGDRDGIPGPAIEECIRSGGGEVVFTTTECFVUTAAGAMDLENQSRIKDLVEKHGGENIVVVLGGAEAEASGLAAETVTNGDPTFAGPLAGVQLGLLVYHIFEDEIKNFVDPDVYDEQVSMMEMVLDVEEIIKEVKTYREQYCKYL